From the genome of Thermoflexus sp.:
CGCCGTTGGCCTTCATCTGAAGCGGCGCCTCATAGTAACGGCTCACTTCATTCCAGGTGAGGTCCAGCATCTCCAGGGTGAGCTCCCCGCCGCTGACGATGAAGGGCCGCCGGATGGCGATCCATCGGGCGTCCGCCGGAGCCTTCAACACGCCGGTCTGGCCGGACCGGTGGTTCGTCAGCGGCTCATGGTTCACTTCATCGAACACCTTGATGACGAAACCTCCGACTTCCACCGCATAGGGGATGAAGATGCCCCCCTGGAAGACCCGATGGCCGATGGCTTCGGCGATGGAGGTCTTCCCGTTCCCGGGCGGGCCATAGAGGAAAATGGAAGTCCCGGAGTTGATGGCGGGGCCGATCTTGTGAAACACGCGATCGTTGAGCACCAGGTGCCCAAGGGCCTGGCGCATCAGCCGGGGGGTCACCCGCGTGCCCTTATGGGATTGCCGGCGCATGGCGACCGCGTAGGCGGAGAGGGGCACTGGGGCGGGCCCGGCATACTGGCTACGATCCAGCGCCTCGCGGGCCCGATCGCGCCCCCGCGCGGTCAGCGCATATTGATAGGCCTGTTCGCCCACCCCTCGAGCCCCCTGCACCTCCACCAGCTGTTCCCGCTTGAGGAAGTCCAGGATGACCTCGGTGACCCCGGTGTAGGGAAGGCGCAGGCGCTCCGCCAGCTGCCCGCCGGTGAGATAACCGGCGTTGTAGAGGATCTTCAGGCTCAGGTCAGCCAGGAAGGCCAGGGAAAGCCCCGTCTCTTCCAGAGCGCGCGGCACCGGAGGGAGGAACGCGAATTCTCCGGGGGCCGTGGGTCTTGCGGTCGTGGACGTCTCTGTCGATGCGCTCACCGAGGCGCTCGCCATGGTCTCTCCTCCTCCTGTGGGGATCGAAACGCTGCGATGCGAAGGGCCCCGGGCCTCCATGGTTCAACAGGGCCATGATAACGGATCCCTTCCATTCTGGATCCTCCGGGGATCTTCAGCAACCTCTTCTTCTTCAGAAGACCGCGACCGCAAAGGGTGAAGATACGGAGGCGCCTCCGCTGGAACCCGAGGATCGAGCCGGCGCTGCGGGAAGTGCGGCCTTTCCCTCGGAGGGCGCGGCGAGCGTCTTATCCCATCGGGAGGCGCATGGGGAAAAGGAGATTGAGCAGGAGCCCGGCCAGGAACAGGGTGCCAGCGCGGCGGTTGAACACGAAGGCCCATGAGACATACCAGAGCGGCCACACCGGATAGCCTGGCGGCGGCTCGGCCGGGCGGGGGCGGGCATAGGTTCGCAGCACATCCCGCAGGCGCGGTAGGCCCAGCAGGGTGAGCAGCACCCACGGCCCCAGCACCCCCGTCAGCGCCAGCCCGCCCACCACCAAGTAGAAGGCCACCATCAGCCCGGCGTTCAGGGCCCTTGCCCCCCGCTCTCCCAGCAAGACCGGCAACGTATGGATCCCCTGGGCGCGGTCCTGCTCCAGTTTGTCGATGTGCTTGCCGATGAGCACGGTGGATACCAGCAGCGCATACGGGATCGACGCCAGCCAGACCCACCCCGGCATGGTCCCGGTGGTCGCGTAGAATGTGCCGCCGATCATCAACGGCCCCCACACGATGAAGACGCCCAGCTCGCCCAGGCCGATGCGCTTCAGGCGCAGGGGCGGAGCCACATAGAACACGCTGATGAACAGCCCGGCCAGGGCGAAGGCCAGGATCGGCCAGCCGCGCAGCGCCGTCAGGTAGAGGGCGATCGCGGCGTCCAGGGCGTTGACCAGCAGGATGGCCCGCCGCAGCTGGGCGCGCGTAACCAGGCCGGAAAGCACCGGATGGGGGGCATACTGGGCTCGCACATACTCCGCCGTATCCAGCCCAGTCTCCAGATCGAAGTAATCGTTGATCATGTTGTTCGCCGCGTGGGCCAGCAGCAGGCCGATGGTGGAGAGGACGAAGGGCAGGGGCTCGAACCGCCCGGACGCCGCCGCCAGCAACCCTCCAATGGCGGCGGAGATCAGGGTCATGGGGAAAACGCAACAGCGGACGATGAGCAGCCATTTCGAGACCGGATCCAGCGGGCGATCGGCCCGCAGGTTGCACGTGCGGTAGATCTCCAGCCAGTTCCGCCACATCGACCATCCTCCAGAGGATCGTCTTCTTCTTCCTGGGGAGGCGCCGGTTGCGCGCTCGCTCCTCCCCGAATAGATTGTAACCGGAGTCTATCTGAACTTTAAGGAGCTGCGCCGATGCGGATCTTCCGCTACGGATGGATCGTGGTGGGCCTGATGGCGGCGAGCTGCGCGGGGCGCGCGGCCTCGCCGGGCAGGGTTTCCCCCCATGCGATCCCCATTCCGACGCCGACCCCTGGGGAGGCCGGCCCGGCCGGGGTGTCCCTTCCGAGCCCGATGCCCACGACGACGGCCCGGCCTATCTCCACGCCGACGCCGGATCCCTACGCGGATCTCACCATCGAGGCCCTGCGTCGGCGCGCCTACGGCGGCGGTTATATCCGCCTTGAACGCGTCCTGGCGGTCACCCCCGCCTTCACCCGCACCCTGTTCACCTATCTGAGCGACGGCCTGACGATCTACGGGTTTATGAACATCCCCCAGGGCAAGGGGCCGTTCCCGGTGGTGATCGTGCTGCACGGCTACGTGGATCCCGCGCGCTATTCGACCCTGGCCTACACCACGCGCTATGCGGACGCCCTCGCCCGGGCCGGGTTCCTGGTCCTTCACCCCAACTACCGCAATTACCCGCCCTCCGACGAGGGCCCCAATATGTTTCGCGTAGGCTACGCGGTGGACGTATTGAATCTGATCGCCATGCTGCCCACGCTGCCCATGGCCCGGGCGGATGCGGTCGGCCTGTTCGGCCACTCCATGGGCGGCGGCATCGCCCTGCGGGTCCTGA
Proteins encoded in this window:
- a CDS encoding AAA family ATPase, which encodes MASASVSASTETSTTARPTAPGEFAFLPPVPRALEETGLSLAFLADLSLKILYNAGYLTGGQLAERLRLPYTGVTEVILDFLKREQLVEVQGARGVGEQAYQYALTARGRDRAREALDRSQYAGPAPVPLSAYAVAMRRQSHKGTRVTPRLMRQALGHLVLNDRVFHKIGPAINSGTSIFLYGPPGNGKTSIAEAIGHRVFQGGIFIPYAVEVGGFVIKVFDEVNHEPLTNHRSGQTGVLKAPADARWIAIRRPFIVSGGELTLEMLDLTWNEVSRYYEAPLQMKANGGVFLIDDFGRQQVRPRDLLNRWIVPLEKGVDYLTLHTGQKFEIPFETLILFSTNLNPRDLVDEAFLRRIRHKIEIPDPSPAEFREIFRRECQARGIPYDDQALVYLLQEWYVKRRRPLRAVHARDLLAHIQDIAAYFNVPPTLNKELIDRACEAYFVEMGGPSPAAPPPKPSGAS
- a CDS encoding prenyltransferase, which produces MWRNWLEIYRTCNLRADRPLDPVSKWLLIVRCCVFPMTLISAAIGGLLAAASGRFEPLPFVLSTIGLLLAHAANNMINDYFDLETGLDTAEYVRAQYAPHPVLSGLVTRAQLRRAILLVNALDAAIALYLTALRGWPILAFALAGLFISVFYVAPPLRLKRIGLGELGVFIVWGPLMIGGTFYATTGTMPGWVWLASIPYALLVSTVLIGKHIDKLEQDRAQGIHTLPVLLGERGARALNAGLMVAFYLVVGGLALTGVLGPWVLLTLLGLPRLRDVLRTYARPRPAEPPPGYPVWPLWYVSWAFVFNRRAGTLFLAGLLLNLLFPMRLPMG
- a CDS encoding alpha/beta hydrolase family protein — translated: MRIFRYGWIVVGLMAASCAGRAASPGRVSPHAIPIPTPTPGEAGPAGVSLPSPMPTTTARPISTPTPDPYADLTIEALRRRAYGGGYIRLERVLAVTPAFTRTLFTYLSDGLTIYGFMNIPQGKGPFPVVIVLHGYVDPARYSTLAYTTRYADALARAGFLVLHPNYRNYPPSDEGPNMFRVGYAVDVLNLIAMLPTLPMARADAVGLFGHSMGGGIALRVLTVNPTIRAAVLYGSMSADERRNFERILQWSGGARGREELSVPEEILRRISPASYLQDIRTPIQIHHGASDATVPPEWSRELYEQLRGLGKAVEWFEYPGQPHTFPAGSPADRLLLERSTAFFRKHVGRNP